A portion of the Lolium rigidum isolate FL_2022 chromosome 1, APGP_CSIRO_Lrig_0.1, whole genome shotgun sequence genome contains these proteins:
- the LOC124669291 gene encoding GDSL esterase/lipase APG-like produces the protein MAVRHLLLLLAIFLVSLAGMTAQGGETWPRVPALMVFGDSLVDVGNNDYITSVVKANSPPYGRDFKDHVATGRFSNGRLLSDIIGEKVGFSGSPPAYLSPQASGQNLLIGANFASAGGGYYDPTAFMYHVISLSKQLEYFKDYTTKLAAVAGSSRAQSIVSNSVYIISAGSTDFGLSYYINPLLFKTLTAAQFSDRLIGIFNKTVTQLYGMGARRIGVFSLPPFGCLPLAITVFGHGSNECVPRLNNDFGRYNMMLSAAVESLSNRHHDLKIVVLDIYKPLYNLATSPEAQGFSEARRACCGTGTVETTVLLCNTKSVGTCSNATTYVFWDSVHPSEAANEVIVDSLNKDINRLVI, from the exons ATGGCGGTCAGACACTTGCTACTGCTGCTAGCCATCTTCCTTGTTTCTTTGGCTGGGATGACAGCACAAGGGGGCGAAACTTGGCCACGGGTGCCGGCGCTCATGGTCTTCGGAGACTCGCTAGTCGACGTAGGTAACAACGACTACATTACCAGTGTTGTCAAAGCAAACTCCCCTCCGTATGGCCGCGACTTCAAGGACCATGTCGCCACAGGAAGGTTCAGCAACGGCCGATTGCTCAGTGATATCATAG GTGAGAAGGTTGGGTTCAGTGGCTCTCCTCCTGCATATCTCAGCCCACAGGCGTCAGGGCAGAACCTTCTGATAGGAGCCAACTTCGCATCAGCTGGGGGTGGCTATTACGATCCCACGGCATTTATGTAT CATGTCATCTCTTTGTCCAAACAACTCGAGTACTTCAAAGATTACACAACAAAGCTGGCAGCGGTGGCTGGAAGCAGCCGGGCTCAGTCAATCGTCTCGAACTCGGTCTACATCATTAGCGCTGGTTCAACCGACTTCGGCCTCAGCTACTACATCAACCCATTGCTCTTCAAGACGCTGACCGCCGCCCAGTTCTCTGACCGCCTTATCGGCATCTTCAATAAAACCGTGACG CAACTCTACGGTATGGGAGCACGGCGTATCGGTGTTTTTTCCTTGCCACCGTTCGGTTGCTTACCCTTGGCGATCACGGTGTTTGGCCACGGTAGTAACGAGTGCGTGCCAAGGCTCAATAACGACTTCGGGAGGTACAACATGATGTTAAGCGCTGCCGTGGAGTCACTGTCGAATCGGCACCATGATCTCAAGATTGTGGTACTCGACATCTATAAACCTCTATACAACCTTGCCACCTCTCCTGAAGCACAAG GGTTCTCTGAGGCGAGGCGGGCTTGCTGTGGGACAGGAACGGTGGAAACAACGGTTCTTCTATGCAATACCAAGTCAGTTGGCACATGCTCAAATGCGACGACGTACGTGTTTTGGGACTCTGTTCACCCATCAGAAGCGGCGAATGAAGTGATTGTCGATTCCCTCAATAAGGACATCAACCGGCTAGTCATATAA
- the LOC124669300 gene encoding uncharacterized protein LOC124669300 gives MSGPEPDELNDKDFEGRPSGLGLGARVAPNAKRAAPTDPVERRLLGKVNAQKRKSAEEEKRNTQEADEESDDDSGEPQGRTSACSKKRGLPSVTSLPLGKKAK, from the exons ATGAGTGGGCCAGAGCCAGATGAACTGAACGACAAGGACTTTGAGGGTCGGCCATCAGG GCTTGGTCTTGGTGCTAGAGTGGCACCTAATGCGAAGCGTGCAGCTCCCACTGATCCGGTTGAGAGGAGGCTGCTCGGAAAGGTGAATGCGCAGAAGAGGAAGTCTGCGGAGGAGGAGAAAAGAAACACTCAGGAGGCGGATGAGGAGAGCGATGATGATAGCGGTGAGCCGCAAGGTAGAACCAGTGCTTGTAGCAAGAAGAGGGGATTGCCTTCTGTTACTTCATTGCCGTTAGGGAAGAAGGCCAAGTGA
- the LOC124705269 gene encoding uncharacterized protein At3g49055 encodes MKQESHIQDLREREIFLLHSVEELTAGLKEVEQEATRWREACALEVEAGKVAIKALNQEVTLLREELRRVKADLHAANSKIQLKRS; translated from the exons ATGAAACAGGAGTCACACATACAGGATCTGAGAGAACGAGAAATTTTCCTACTTCACAGT GTGGAAGAGCTCACTGCAGGGCTAAAAGAAGTAGAACAGGAGGCTACAAGATGGAGAGAGGCATGTGCTTTGGAGGTAGAAGCTGGAAAAGTTGCCATCAAAGCACTAAACCAGGAG GTGACCTTGCTCAGAGAAGAGCTGCGAAGGGTAAAAGCAGACTTACATGCTGCAAATAGCAAGATACAGCTAAAGAGAAGTTAG